Sequence from the Priestia megaterium genome:
TACCGATTTCATCATGGCGACGGTAACGTTTACCGATTGAACCAGCATCATCATAGTCAATCATAAAGTATTTTGCTAAATCTTCAAAGACAGCGCGAGCTTCGTTAGAAAGCTTTTTAGAAAGTGGCAATACAGCAGCTTTAAATGGTGCTAAAGCAGGGTGAAGCTGCATAACTGTACGAGAAGAGCCATCTTCTAACGTTTCTTCTTCATACGCATCAATCATATAAGCTAATGTTACACGGTCTGCGCCTAAAGAAGGCTCGATGCAGTAAGGTACATAGCGTTCGTTTGTTTCTTGATCAACATATTGGAAGTCTTCTCCAGAATGTTCCATATGCTGCTTTAAGTCATAGTCTGTACGAGAAGCTACGCCCCATAGTTCGCCCCAGCCGAATGGGAACTTGTATTCAAAGTCTGTTGTTGCATTACTGTAGTGAGAAAGTTCATCATCATCATGGTCGCGAAGACGAACGTTTTCTTCTTTCATACCAAGAGAAAGAAGCCATTTGTTACATGTTTCTTTCCAGTAGTTAAACCACTCTAATTCGGTGCCTGGTTTACAGAAGAATTCAAGTTCCATTTGTTCAAATTCACGCGTACGGAATGTGAAGTTACCAGGTGTAATTTCGTTACGGAAGCTTTTACCCACTTGGCCGATACCGAACGGAAGCTTTTTACGCATTGAGCGCTGAACGTTTTTAAAGTTTACGAAAATACCTTGAGCTGTTTCAGGACGAAGGTAAATTTCATTTGTTGATGTTTCAGTTACACCTTGGTGCGTTTTGAACATTAAGTTAAATTGACGAATTTCAGTGAAGTTAGCTGAACCACACTCAGGACATGTAATTTCATGTTCTTTAATTAAGTCAGCCATTGCATCAAATGAAAGGCCGTCTACGATCATTTCAATGCCTTTTTCTTGAAGTTTTTCTTCAATTAATTTATCGGCACGATGACGAGCTTTACAATCCTTACAGTCGATCATTGGGTCATTAAAGTTTCCTAAGTGACCAGAAGCTTCCCATGTTTTTGGATTCATTAAAATCGCAGCGTCTAAACCAACGTTGTATGGAGATTCTTGAATGAATTTTTTCCACCATGCTTTTTTAATATTGTTTTTTAATTCTACGCCAAGCGGGCCGTAATCCCATGTATTTGCAAGACCGCCGTAAATTTCAGATCCTTGAAATACAAAGCCGCGGTGTTTAGCGTGAGATACGATTTGATCCATTGTTTTTGACATTCTAATTCCTCCTGTAAATGGTAGTGATTCAAGCGAAACAAAAAGAGCGGGTACAAAAAAACTCTCGTCCCTGGGCATATCAACAATATGCCCAGGGACGAGAGTTTTTCCCGCGGTTCCACCCT
This genomic interval carries:
- a CDS encoding glycine--tRNA ligase, with protein sequence MSKTMDQIVSHAKHRGFVFQGSEIYGGLANTWDYGPLGVELKNNIKKAWWKKFIQESPYNVGLDAAILMNPKTWEASGHLGNFNDPMIDCKDCKARHRADKLIEEKLQEKGIEMIVDGLSFDAMADLIKEHEITCPECGSANFTEIRQFNLMFKTHQGVTETSTNEIYLRPETAQGIFVNFKNVQRSMRKKLPFGIGQVGKSFRNEITPGNFTFRTREFEQMELEFFCKPGTELEWFNYWKETCNKWLLSLGMKEENVRLRDHDDDELSHYSNATTDFEYKFPFGWGELWGVASRTDYDLKQHMEHSGEDFQYVDQETNERYVPYCIEPSLGADRVTLAYMIDAYEEETLEDGSSRTVMQLHPALAPFKAAVLPLSKKLSNEARAVFEDLAKYFMIDYDDAGSIGKRYRRHDEIGTPFCITFDFDSLEDNQVTIRNRDTMEQKRVAISDLKNIIEEATQF